The Flavobacterium praedii genome window below encodes:
- a CDS encoding hydrogen peroxide-inducible genes activator: protein MTITQLKYVLAVAEHKNFTQAAEKCFVTQPTLSMQIQKIEEELSIQIFDRTKKPIQLTDIGQKIVTQAKNIVNEADRIQDIVEQQKGFIGGEFRLGIIPTIMPTLLPMFLNNFIKKYPKVKLIIEELNTEEIITKLKNGHLDAAIAATPLEDEKIKEIVLYFEPFVAYIPENNAIFQKAEIEIDDLNINEILLLQDGHCFRDGILNLCKNRNESGLKSFQIESGSFETLIKLADEGLGTTLLPYLHTLDLNDSDKLKLRHFKEPKPAREVSLIYPKSELKIQIIDALRSTIAGVVKGAIVFQNVQIVSPLSKK, encoded by the coding sequence ATGACTATCACACAACTTAAATACGTATTGGCTGTAGCCGAACATAAAAATTTCACTCAAGCTGCCGAAAAATGTTTTGTAACGCAACCAACATTGAGTATGCAAATTCAAAAAATTGAAGAAGAACTTAGTATTCAAATTTTTGATCGCACCAAAAAACCAATTCAATTAACCGATATAGGCCAAAAAATTGTCACTCAAGCAAAAAACATTGTAAATGAAGCTGATCGAATTCAAGATATTGTAGAACAACAAAAAGGTTTTATAGGAGGAGAATTTAGACTTGGAATTATTCCGACGATTATGCCAACATTACTTCCTATGTTTTTGAATAATTTTATAAAGAAATATCCAAAAGTTAAACTTATTATTGAAGAACTGAATACTGAAGAAATAATTACAAAATTAAAAAATGGGCATTTGGATGCTGCCATAGCCGCAACTCCATTGGAAGATGAGAAAATCAAAGAAATTGTGCTGTACTTTGAACCATTTGTTGCTTACATTCCAGAAAACAATGCTATTTTTCAGAAAGCAGAAATTGAAATAGATGATCTTAATATTAATGAAATTTTACTATTACAAGATGGGCATTGTTTTAGAGATGGAATTTTAAATTTATGCAAAAATCGTAACGAATCAGGCCTTAAGTCATTCCAAATTGAAAGTGGTAGTTTTGAAACATTAATCAAACTAGCCGATGAGGGATTAGGAACTACATTATTACCCTACTTACATACATTGGATTTGAATGATTCAGACAAATTAAAATTAAGACATTTTAAAGAACCAAAACCTGCGAGAGAAGTTAGTTTAATATATCCAAAAAGCGAATTAAAAATCCAAATCATCGATGCTTTAAGAAGTACAATAGCTGGAGTTGTAAAAGGGGCAATTGTTTTTCAGAATGTACAGATTGTAAGCCCACTGTCAAAAAAATAA